A genomic region of Bradyrhizobium sp. ORS 278 contains the following coding sequences:
- a CDS encoding phage holin family protein gives MLAPPGELLRLGLEQRLNRVKRATQSYMRDRARQATGTITSYAVAAGLFAAAGIFLIAACIVGLTALFRWVEMKYGLFPAFAVVGGLMVALAVICAVVAAVKLRSPTPHYPSLSSRLRVAIASPVSRQPDSDEIDPDTIPLAPSASANHARAPGRVNIPVGVAVAALLLGVAALRRRHRGA, from the coding sequence CTCAACCGCGTCAAGCGCGCCACCCAGTCCTACATGCGCGACCGTGCGCGGCAGGCGACGGGTACGATAACGTCCTACGCGGTCGCCGCCGGGCTGTTCGCCGCGGCCGGCATCTTCCTGATCGCGGCCTGCATCGTCGGGCTGACCGCGCTGTTCCGCTGGGTGGAAATGAAATACGGGCTGTTCCCCGCCTTCGCGGTGGTCGGCGGTCTGATGGTGGCGCTGGCGGTGATCTGCGCGGTCGTCGCAGCGGTCAAGCTGCGCAGCCCGACCCCGCATTATCCATCGCTGTCGAGTCGCCTGCGCGTGGCGATCGCTTCGCCCGTGTCACGGCAGCCGGACAGCGACGAGATCGATCCGGATACGATCCCACTGGCGCCGTCGGCATCGGCGAATCACGCTCGCGCGCCGGGGCGGGTCAATATCCCCGTGGGCGTTGCCGTTGCGGCGCTGTTGCTCGGCGTGGCCGCCCTGCGCAGGCGTCATCGCGGCGCCTGA
- a CDS encoding EAL domain-containing protein produces the protein MIRISTIFIAICMVLVAASLGLILYSVAGISGSESAIVSLAALTFLILYNAVSMRLRDRSDVGSQIADLSRGTADLARQVAEFGRRLSAVEGRIVSSSSVSADRLQSVVGEINELGGLMKQLAVTVAQHEDLIAAIPQQVATPAAEAPAVAREATSPAPAAPVASAVYPDPKALPPAPSHAKPKEATATFGAAPSIAPVVRPPNPQPMAAAPAPPVATPAAPAVPRSQPQILAAVKGAIDENRLDIYLQPLVTLPQRKVRFYEAVTRLRDERDQIVAAEDFIGIAEAAGLVGRIDHMVLLRCVQVLRRLMVRNKDVGIFCNLSSATLSSPASFAQCLDFLEANRALAPSFVLEFKQSTLRSLGPTETEHLAALAQRGYRFSIDHVTDLRFEPRELADRGVRFIKVPAALLLDPKQSSVSDIHPTDLSDLLGRFGIDLIAERIEGENSVVDLLDYDVRFGQGFLFAPPRPLRPEGASATGEAAVTPPGGQDIKIQDPNAAGTPSLDASNANAATRSGNAALARRIAGTI, from the coding sequence ATGATTCGTATCTCCACGATTTTTATCGCCATCTGCATGGTTCTGGTCGCGGCATCGCTCGGCCTGATCCTGTATTCGGTGGCCGGCATCAGTGGATCCGAATCGGCAATCGTGTCGCTGGCCGCGCTGACTTTTCTCATCCTCTACAACGCGGTGTCGATGCGGCTGCGCGACCGCTCCGACGTCGGCAGCCAGATCGCCGATCTGTCGCGCGGCACGGCGGACCTCGCCCGCCAGGTTGCCGAGTTTGGCCGGCGGCTGTCGGCGGTCGAAGGCCGCATCGTGTCGTCGAGCTCGGTCAGCGCCGATCGCCTCCAGAGCGTCGTTGGCGAGATCAACGAACTCGGCGGACTGATGAAGCAACTCGCTGTCACCGTCGCCCAGCATGAGGACCTTATCGCCGCCATTCCGCAGCAGGTGGCGACCCCGGCCGCTGAGGCCCCGGCCGTTGCGCGCGAGGCCACCAGCCCGGCGCCCGCAGCCCCCGTCGCATCCGCCGTCTATCCCGATCCGAAGGCCCTGCCCCCGGCCCCCTCGCATGCGAAGCCGAAGGAGGCGACCGCCACGTTCGGTGCGGCTCCGAGCATCGCCCCCGTGGTGCGGCCGCCGAACCCGCAGCCTATGGCTGCTGCGCCGGCTCCGCCCGTAGCCACGCCTGCCGCTCCGGCCGTGCCGCGCAGCCAGCCCCAGATCCTCGCGGCCGTCAAAGGCGCGATCGACGAGAACCGCCTCGACATCTACCTCCAGCCGCTGGTGACGCTGCCCCAGCGCAAGGTGCGCTTCTACGAAGCGGTGACCCGGCTGCGCGACGAGCGTGACCAGATCGTCGCGGCGGAGGACTTCATCGGCATCGCCGAGGCCGCAGGCCTGGTCGGGCGCATCGACCACATGGTGCTGCTTCGCTGCGTCCAGGTGCTGCGCCGCCTGATGGTGCGCAACAAAGACGTGGGGATCTTCTGCAACCTGTCGTCCGCGACTCTGAGCAGCCCGGCGAGCTTTGCCCAGTGTCTGGATTTCCTCGAGGCCAACCGCGCGCTGGCGCCCTCCTTCGTGCTCGAATTCAAGCAGTCGACCCTGCGCAGCCTGGGCCCGACCGAGACCGAGCACCTCGCGGCGCTGGCGCAGCGCGGCTATCGCTTCTCGATCGACCATGTCACCGACCTCCGGTTCGAGCCGCGCGAGCTCGCCGATCGCGGCGTCCGCTTCATCAAGGTGCCGGCCGCCCTGCTGCTCGACCCCAAGCAGAGCTCGGTGTCCGACATCCACCCGACTGATCTGTCCGACCTGCTCGGCCGTTTTGGCATCGACCTGATCGCCGAGCGGATCGAGGGCGAGAACAGCGTCGTCGACCTGCTCGATTACGACGTTCGCTTCGGCCAGGGCTTCCTGTTCGCGCCGCCCCGCCCATTGCGACCAGAGGGCGCATCTGCTACCGGCGAGGCCGCTGTCACCCCTCCGGGCGGGCAGGATATCAAGATTCAGGACCCCAATGCCGCCGGCACTCCCTCTCTCGATGCGTCGAACGCCAATGCAGCGACGCGCAGCGGCAATGCCGCTCTCGCCCGTCGCATCGCCGGGACCATCTAA
- a CDS encoding TIGR01459 family HAD-type hydrolase, translating to MTALRFEERLRDLVGRKRVLLSDIWGVVHNGLESFPEACDALHSFKREGGTVILITNAPRPADSVQRQLRKLGVADEVYSAIVSSGDLTRHYVSDHPGGKVFWLGPERDNSIHRGLDLALSPLEAADYIICTGLYDDETETAEDYRPMLLRALARKMPLICANPDIVVERGDRLIYCAGAIAELYRELGGEVIFYGKPHRPIYDRAMQLAEQHAGRPVTREEVLAIGDSVRTDLAGAHGFGIDCLFVTRGIHSEEFAGIDQLDPASVKELFGHPPRALMRELKW from the coding sequence ATGACCGCGCTACGGTTCGAGGAGCGGTTGCGCGATCTGGTCGGCCGCAAGCGGGTGCTGCTGAGCGACATCTGGGGCGTCGTCCACAACGGCTTGGAATCGTTTCCCGAGGCCTGCGATGCGCTGCATTCCTTCAAGCGCGAGGGCGGTACGGTCATCCTGATCACCAATGCGCCGCGGCCAGCGGACTCGGTGCAGCGCCAGTTGCGCAAGCTTGGCGTTGCCGACGAGGTCTACAGCGCGATCGTCTCCTCCGGAGACCTGACCCGCCACTACGTCTCCGACCATCCCGGCGGCAAGGTGTTCTGGCTCGGCCCGGAGCGCGACAACTCGATCCATCGCGGCCTCGATCTGGCGTTGTCCCCGCTCGAAGCGGCCGACTACATCATCTGCACCGGCCTCTATGACGACGAGACCGAGACCGCCGAGGATTATCGGCCCATGCTGCTGCGCGCCCTCGCGCGCAAGATGCCGCTGATCTGCGCCAACCCGGACATCGTGGTCGAGCGCGGCGACCGCCTGATCTACTGCGCCGGCGCCATCGCCGAACTGTACCGCGAGCTCGGCGGCGAGGTGATCTTCTACGGCAAGCCGCACCGGCCGATCTACGACCGCGCGATGCAGCTCGCCGAGCAGCATGCCGGCCGGCCGGTCACGCGCGAGGAGGTGCTGGCGATCGGCGACTCCGTCCGCACCGATCTCGCCGGCGCGCACGGCTTCGGCATCGATTGCCTGTTCGTCACCCGCGGCATCCATTCCGAGGAGTTCGCCGGCATCGATCAGCTCGATCCGGCCTCGGTCAAGGAGCTGTTCGGCCACCCGCCCCGCGCGCTGATGCGCGAGCTGAAATGGTGA
- a CDS encoding response regulator produces the protein MAVDLTMPVLVVDDYSTMIRIIRNLLKQIGFEDIDDASDGSMALNKMRAKKYGLVISDWNMEPMTGYDLLREVRADPNLATTPFIMITAESKTENVIAAKKAGVNNYIVKPFNAATLKTKIDAVFPDMATA, from the coding sequence ATGGCGGTTGATTTGACGATGCCGGTGCTCGTCGTCGACGATTACAGCACCATGATCCGGATCATCAGGAATCTTCTGAAGCAGATCGGTTTCGAGGACATCGACGACGCGAGCGACGGCTCGATGGCGCTGAACAAGATGCGCGCCAAGAAGTACGGCCTTGTGATCTCCGATTGGAACATGGAGCCGATGACCGGCTACGACCTGCTCCGCGAGGTCCGCGCCGATCCGAACCTGGCGACCACGCCGTTCATCATGATCACGGCGGAATCCAAGACCGAGAACGTCATCGCCGCCAAGAAGGCCGGCGTGAACAACTACATCGTCAAGCCGTTCAACGCCGCGACCCTGAAGACCAAGATCGACGCTGTCTTCCCGGACATGGCGACGGCCTGA
- a CDS encoding bifunctional riboflavin kinase/FAD synthetase: MPAFQIIRDATPPQHILKGAVVAMGNFDGVHLGHRAVIEAAIEMGRAKGRPALALTFEPHPRRFFSPNTPQFRLTDEAAKLRLLAGAGLAGAVVMTFDKGRAQTSAQDFIHHDLIGRLGVSGIAVGYDFHFGKGRVGSPSLLASEAPKLGITVEVQPHVDIDERPVSSTAIREALAEGQVAEATAMLGGPWFVTAEVIHGEKRGRDLGYPTANMRLDRDCGLRHGIYAVRVGRGRGANRVLIDGVANFGRRPTFDNGAPLLETFLFDFKDSLYGEVLDVAFIGFIREEARFTSIEALIRQMDDDSARARAVLAANAGLFPRLGEIG; the protein is encoded by the coding sequence ATGCCAGCTTTCCAGATCATCCGCGATGCCACCCCGCCACAGCACATCCTCAAGGGAGCGGTGGTGGCGATGGGAAATTTCGACGGTGTCCATCTTGGTCACCGGGCCGTGATCGAGGCCGCCATCGAGATGGGCAGGGCCAAGGGCCGCCCGGCCCTGGCGCTGACCTTCGAGCCGCATCCGCGGCGCTTCTTCAGCCCCAACACCCCGCAATTCCGGCTGACCGACGAGGCGGCCAAGCTGCGGCTGCTGGCCGGAGCCGGGCTGGCCGGCGCCGTGGTCATGACCTTCGACAAGGGCCGCGCCCAGACCTCGGCGCAGGATTTCATTCACCACGATCTCATCGGCCGGCTGGGCGTGTCCGGGATCGCCGTCGGCTACGACTTTCATTTTGGCAAGGGCCGGGTCGGCTCGCCCAGCCTGCTCGCCAGCGAGGCGCCGAAGCTCGGCATCACGGTCGAGGTCCAGCCGCATGTCGACATCGACGAACGGCCGGTGTCCTCCACCGCGATCCGCGAGGCGCTGGCCGAAGGCCAAGTGGCCGAGGCCACCGCCATGCTCGGCGGCCCCTGGTTCGTGACGGCGGAGGTCATCCACGGCGAGAAGCGCGGCCGCGACCTCGGCTATCCCACCGCCAACATGCGGCTCGACCGCGATTGCGGCCTGCGCCACGGCATCTATGCCGTCCGGGTCGGCCGCGGCCGCGGTGCGAACCGGGTCCTGATCGATGGCGTCGCCAATTTTGGCCGCCGCCCGACCTTCGACAACGGCGCGCCGCTGCTGGAGACCTTCCTGTTCGACTTCAAGGACAGCCTCTATGGCGAGGTGCTGGACGTCGCCTTCATCGGCTTCATCCGCGAGGAGGCCAGATTCACCTCCATCGAGGCCCTGATCCGGCAGATGGACGACGACAGCGCGAGGGCACGCGCCGTGCTGGCGGCAAACGCCGGCCTCTTCCCCCGGCTCGGCGAGATCGGCTGA
- the ileS gene encoding isoleucine--tRNA ligase, translating to MSEKPQKSDAADYSKTLYLPQTEFPMRAGLPQREPELLKYWNDIDLYGKLRETAKGRPKFVLHDGPPYANGNIHIGHALNKILKDVVTKSQQMLGHDSNYVPGWDCHGLPIEWKIEEENYRKKGKSKPDFRDSSAMVAFRRECRAYAEHWLNVQREEFKRLGVIGDWDHPYATMTYPAEAQIARELMKFAANGTLYRGSKPVMWSVVEKTALAEAEVEYEDYQSDTVWVKFPVTSPAHGALAGASVVIWTTTPWTLPGNRAISFSPKIAYGLYEVTDAPADNWAKTGDKLILADALAESVFKQARVTSYTKLRDIPSDTLDAVECAHPFKGLEGGYNFVVPLLSGEHVTDDTGTGFVHTAPGHGREDFDVWMANARELDGRGIATTIPYTVDENGALTDHAPGFTGKRVINDKGEKGDANEAVIKALTDAGLLLARGRLKHQYPHSWRSKKPVIFRNTPQWFIAMDKDIADHGAAKSGDTLRARALQAISVTQWVPAAGQNRINGMIANRPDWVISRQRAWGVPIAVFVREKGDGSAEILQDEAVNTRIADAFAKEGADAWYADGARERFLGSRANEDWKKVDDICDVWFDSGSTHAFVLEDPVHFPGLAGIKRKVDGGRDTVMYLEGSDQHRGWFHSSLLESCGTRGRAPYDVVLTHGFTLDENGRKMSKSLGNTVEPQKVIKESGADILRLWVCATDYADDQRIGPEILKNTIETYRKLRNSIRWMLGTLHHYKRSEAVAFTEMPELERLMLHQLSQQAEVIRRAYAAFDYKTVIASLAAFMNTELSAFYFDIRKDTLYCDPPSSVARKAALTAIDLICDAILKWLAPVLSFTTDEAWRMYRPDAQPSVHLTLFPDAMDGYRDDALAAKWETIRNVRRVVTGALELARAAKTIGSSLEASPIIYVADRALLGTLFDTDLAEVCITSNYEVREGEAPAEAFRLDAVPGVGVVVEKAVGRKCARSWKILESVGEDAEYPDVSPRDAKALREWKALGVGV from the coding sequence ATGTCCGAGAAGCCGCAAAAATCCGACGCCGCCGATTATTCCAAGACCTTGTACCTGCCGCAGACGGAATTCCCGATGCGCGCCGGCCTGCCGCAGCGCGAGCCGGAGCTGCTGAAGTACTGGAACGACATCGACCTCTACGGCAAGCTGCGCGAGACCGCCAAGGGACGGCCGAAATTCGTCCTGCATGACGGCCCGCCCTATGCCAATGGCAACATCCACATCGGGCACGCGCTGAACAAGATCCTCAAGGACGTCGTGACCAAGAGCCAGCAGATGCTCGGCCACGATTCCAACTACGTGCCGGGCTGGGACTGCCACGGCCTGCCAATCGAGTGGAAGATCGAGGAGGAGAACTACCGCAAGAAGGGCAAGTCCAAGCCCGACTTCCGCGACTCCTCCGCCATGGTCGCGTTCCGCCGGGAGTGCCGCGCCTATGCCGAGCATTGGCTCAACGTGCAGCGCGAGGAGTTCAAGCGTCTCGGCGTGATCGGCGACTGGGACCATCCCTACGCCACCATGACCTATCCGGCCGAGGCGCAGATCGCGCGCGAGCTGATGAAGTTCGCCGCCAACGGCACGCTGTATCGCGGCTCCAAGCCTGTGATGTGGAGCGTGGTCGAGAAGACCGCGCTCGCCGAGGCCGAGGTCGAGTACGAGGACTATCAGTCCGACACGGTGTGGGTGAAGTTTCCGGTGACCTCTCCGGCGCATGGCGCGCTGGCCGGCGCCTCGGTGGTGATCTGGACCACCACGCCCTGGACGCTCCCCGGCAACCGCGCCATCTCGTTCTCGCCGAAGATCGCCTACGGCCTCTACGAGGTCACCGACGCGCCGGCGGACAATTGGGCCAAGACCGGCGACAAGCTCATCCTTGCCGACGCGCTCGCCGAGAGCGTGTTCAAGCAGGCGCGCGTGACGTCCTACACCAAGCTGCGCGACATCCCCAGCGACACGCTCGATGCGGTCGAATGCGCGCATCCGTTCAAGGGCCTCGAAGGCGGCTACAATTTCGTCGTGCCGCTGCTGTCAGGCGAGCACGTGACCGACGACACCGGCACCGGCTTCGTGCACACCGCCCCCGGCCATGGCCGCGAGGACTTCGACGTCTGGATGGCCAATGCCCGCGAGCTCGACGGCCGGGGCATCGCAACCACGATCCCCTACACCGTCGACGAGAACGGAGCGCTGACCGATCACGCCCCCGGCTTCACGGGAAAACGCGTCATCAACGACAAGGGCGAAAAGGGCGACGCCAACGAGGCCGTCATCAAGGCGCTGACCGACGCGGGCCTGCTGCTGGCGCGCGGCCGGCTGAAGCATCAATACCCGCATTCCTGGCGCTCCAAGAAGCCGGTGATCTTCCGCAACACGCCGCAATGGTTCATCGCGATGGACAAGGACATTGCGGACCACGGCGCAGCGAAGTCCGGCGACACCTTGCGCGCCCGCGCGCTGCAGGCGATCTCGGTCACGCAATGGGTGCCGGCGGCCGGCCAGAACCGCATCAACGGCATGATCGCCAACCGCCCGGACTGGGTGATCTCGCGCCAGCGCGCCTGGGGCGTGCCGATCGCCGTGTTCGTGCGCGAGAAGGGCGACGGCTCGGCCGAGATCCTGCAGGACGAGGCGGTCAACACCCGCATCGCTGATGCCTTCGCCAAGGAAGGCGCCGACGCCTGGTACGCCGACGGCGCGCGCGAGCGCTTCCTCGGCTCCCGCGCCAACGAGGACTGGAAGAAGGTCGACGACATCTGCGACGTCTGGTTCGACTCCGGCTCGACCCATGCCTTCGTGCTCGAAGACCCCGTGCACTTCCCCGGCCTCGCCGGCATCAAGCGCAAGGTCGATGGCGGCCGGGATACGGTGATGTACCTGGAAGGCTCCGACCAGCATCGCGGCTGGTTCCACTCGTCGCTCTTGGAGAGCTGCGGCACCCGCGGCCGCGCGCCGTACGACGTCGTGCTGACGCACGGCTTCACGCTCGACGAGAACGGCCGCAAGATGTCGAAGTCGCTCGGCAACACCGTCGAGCCGCAGAAGGTGATCAAGGAGTCCGGCGCCGACATCCTGCGCCTCTGGGTCTGCGCCACCGACTACGCCGACGACCAGCGCATCGGCCCGGAGATCCTCAAGAACACCATCGAGACCTATCGCAAGCTGCGCAACAGCATCCGCTGGATGCTCGGCACCCTGCACCATTACAAGCGCAGCGAGGCGGTCGCGTTCACTGAGATGCCGGAGCTGGAGCGGCTGATGCTGCATCAGTTGTCGCAGCAGGCCGAGGTGATCCGCCGCGCCTATGCGGCGTTCGACTACAAGACCGTGATCGCGAGCCTCGCCGCGTTCATGAACACCGAGCTGTCGGCGTTCTATTTCGACATCCGCAAGGACACGCTGTATTGCGACCCGCCGTCCTCCGTGGCGCGCAAGGCGGCGCTGACCGCGATCGACCTGATCTGCGACGCCATCCTGAAATGGCTGGCGCCGGTGTTGTCGTTCACCACGGACGAGGCCTGGCGGATGTATCGCCCGGATGCCCAGCCGTCGGTGCATCTGACCTTGTTCCCGGACGCGATGGACGGCTATCGCGACGATGCGCTCGCGGCGAAATGGGAGACCATCCGCAATGTCAGGCGCGTCGTCACCGGCGCGCTGGAGCTTGCCCGCGCCGCCAAGACCATCGGCTCCTCGCTCGAGGCCTCGCCGATCATCTATGTCGCCGATCGCGCGCTGCTCGGCACCTTGTTCGATACGGACTTGGCCGAGGTCTGCATCACCTCGAACTACGAGGTCCGCGAAGGCGAGGCGCCGGCCGAGGCATTCCGGCTCGATGCGGTGCCAGGTGTCGGCGTGGTCGTGGAGAAGGCCGTCGGCAGGAAATGCGCCCGCTCCTGGAAGATCCTGGAGAGCGTCGGCGAGGACGCCGAATATCCCGACGTCTCCCCGCGCGACGCGAAGGCGCTGCGCGAGTGGAAGGCGCTCGGGGTCGGCGTGTGA
- the lspA gene encoding signal peptidase II yields MTPRLRLGLLAGLATLVVDQATKLWLLYGFDLANRGTVKVTPFFDLVLAWNIGISFGWLQNDTPLAQYGLMAVKAIAVVALAIWMARSETKLATAALGLIIGGAIGNGIDRLAYGAVVDFALFHIEIGGTVYNWYIFNMADVAIVAGVAGLLYDSFFGSHAAKAP; encoded by the coding sequence ATGACCCCCCGCCTCCGTCTCGGCCTGCTCGCCGGCCTCGCCACGCTGGTCGTCGACCAGGCCACCAAGCTGTGGCTGCTCTACGGATTCGACCTGGCCAACCGCGGCACCGTCAAGGTCACGCCGTTCTTCGATCTCGTGCTCGCGTGGAACATCGGCATCAGCTTCGGCTGGCTGCAGAACGACACCCCGCTGGCGCAATATGGCTTGATGGCGGTGAAGGCGATCGCGGTGGTGGCGCTGGCGATCTGGATGGCGCGATCGGAAACGAAGCTCGCGACCGCGGCGCTGGGCTTGATCATCGGCGGCGCGATCGGCAACGGCATCGACCGGCTGGCCTATGGCGCGGTGGTCGATTTCGCGCTGTTCCACATCGAGATCGGCGGCACGGTCTACAACTGGTACATCTTCAACATGGCCGACGTGGCGATCGTTGCCGGGGTGGCGGGCCTGCTGTATGACTCCTTCTTCGGGAGTCACGCCGCAAAAGCGCCCTGA
- a CDS encoding pitrilysin family protein has product MSSHRFTSAAAALVSLLAFTAGASAQTTFASDPPASFTLPNGLQVVVIQDHRTPVVTQMIWYKVGSADETPGKSGLAHFLEHLMFKGTEAHPAGEFSKTVLKIGGNENAFTSVDYTGYFQRVPRDQLPKMMEFEADRMTGLVLKDENVLPERDVVLEEYNMRVANSPEARLNEQIMAALYVNHPYGRPVIGWRPEIEKLSREDALAFYRRFYAPNNAILVIAGDTDAKEVRPLVEQTFAKVPSQPDIPARRLRPQEPEPIAPRTVTLADPHVEQPSMRRFYLVPSATTAAPGESAALDVLAQLMGSGSNSYLYRALVVDKPLAVNASASYQGTSLDPSQFSVAVAPRPGVDFAQVEAVVDGVIAEIAQNPVRSEDLERVKTQLIAEAIYANDNQATMARWYGGGLTTGLSIEDIRSWPDRIRAVTAEQVRAAAQKWLDKKRSVTGYLIKDNAAKREEKRS; this is encoded by the coding sequence ATGTCCTCGCACCGGTTCACCTCTGCCGCCGCCGCGCTCGTCTCCCTCCTGGCGTTCACGGCCGGCGCTTCGGCGCAAACGACGTTCGCCTCCGACCCCCCGGCCAGCTTCACCCTGCCCAACGGCCTGCAGGTCGTCGTCATCCAGGATCACCGCACGCCGGTGGTGACGCAGATGATCTGGTACAAGGTCGGCTCCGCCGACGAGACGCCCGGCAAATCGGGGCTGGCGCATTTCCTCGAGCACCTGATGTTCAAGGGCACCGAGGCGCATCCCGCCGGCGAGTTCTCCAAAACCGTGCTGAAGATCGGCGGCAACGAGAACGCCTTCACCTCGGTCGACTACACCGGCTACTTCCAGCGCGTGCCGCGCGACCAGTTGCCGAAGATGATGGAGTTCGAGGCCGACCGCATGACCGGCCTGGTTCTCAAAGATGAGAACGTGCTGCCCGAGCGCGACGTCGTGCTCGAGGAGTACAACATGCGCGTCGCCAACTCGCCGGAGGCCCGCCTCAACGAGCAGATCATGGCGGCGCTCTACGTCAACCATCCCTATGGCCGTCCCGTCATCGGCTGGAGACCGGAGATCGAGAAGCTCAGCCGCGAGGACGCGCTGGCGTTCTATCGCCGTTTTTACGCGCCCAACAACGCGATCCTGGTGATCGCCGGCGACACCGACGCCAAGGAAGTCCGCCCGCTGGTCGAGCAGACCTTTGCCAAGGTTCCCTCGCAGCCCGATATCCCCGCGCGTCGCCTGCGGCCGCAGGAGCCCGAGCCGATCGCGCCGCGCACCGTCACTCTGGCCGATCCGCATGTCGAGCAGCCCTCGATGCGCCGTTTCTATCTGGTGCCCTCGGCGACCACGGCCGCGCCTGGTGAATCCGCCGCGCTCGACGTGCTGGCGCAGCTGATGGGCAGCGGCAGCAACTCCTATCTCTACCGCGCGCTCGTCGTCGACAAGCCGCTCGCGGTCAATGCCAGTGCGTCCTATCAGGGGACCTCGCTCGACCCGAGCCAGTTCTCGGTCGCGGTCGCGCCGCGGCCGGGCGTCGATTTCGCCCAGGTCGAGGCCGTCGTCGACGGCGTCATCGCCGAGATCGCCCAGAACCCGGTGCGATCAGAGGATCTCGAGCGCGTGAAGACGCAGCTGATCGCGGAAGCGATCTACGCCAACGACAACCAGGCGACGATGGCGCGCTGGTATGGCGGCGGCCTCACCACCGGATTGAGCATCGAGGATATCAGAAGCTGGCCCGACCGCATCCGCGCCGTGACAGCCGAGCAAGTCCGCGCCGCCGCGCAGAAATGGCTCGACAAGAAGCGCTCGGTCACGGGCTATCTGATCAAGGACAATGCGGCCAAGCGCGAGGAGAAGCGGTCGTGA
- a CDS encoding pitrilysin family protein: MSTITFARRLACVLSVAAAALTLAPAAHAATKIQRLVSPGGIEAWFVQDATVPLIAMEYAFEGGASQDPAGKPGVGNLVADLLDEGSGDLDSKTFHERLDRRAIELSFQVSRDQFRGSLRMLRDTKDEAFDLLRTALTSPHFDSTDVERIRSQVISGLRRETTNPSSLAGRKFLELAFPNHPYGRPANGTLETVPTITVDDLKSYVGRVLAKDTLKVAVVGDVDPATLGKLLDQTFGALPAKAQLTPVPDIVATKPPQRVLVPLDVPQTVITFGGPGIRRHDPNFMAAYVVNHILGGGGLSSRLYKEVREKRGLAYSVYDALLWMDHSALFIGNTATRFDRAGETIAAVEQEIRRIAEEGPTQQELDEAKSYINGSQMLALDTSSKLAQAMLQYQLDKMPIDYIEKRSEIVNAVTLDDAKKAAKQLWSQGLLTAVVGRTPQAAAEPGQAPATAPTTKTN; encoded by the coding sequence ATGAGCACAATCACCTTCGCCCGCCGCCTCGCCTGCGTTCTCAGCGTCGCCGCCGCGGCGCTGACGCTCGCCCCGGCCGCCCATGCCGCGACCAAGATCCAGCGGCTGGTATCGCCCGGCGGCATCGAGGCCTGGTTCGTGCAGGACGCCACCGTGCCCCTGATCGCGATGGAATACGCCTTCGAAGGCGGCGCCTCGCAGGACCCCGCGGGCAAGCCCGGCGTCGGAAATCTCGTCGCCGACCTGCTCGACGAGGGCTCCGGAGATCTCGATTCCAAGACCTTCCATGAGCGGCTCGACCGCCGCGCCATCGAGCTCTCCTTCCAGGTGTCGCGCGATCAGTTCCGCGGCTCCTTGCGCATGCTGCGCGACACCAAAGACGAGGCGTTCGATCTGCTGCGCACCGCGCTGACCTCGCCGCATTTCGACAGCACCGACGTCGAGCGCATCCGCTCGCAGGTGATATCGGGCCTGCGCCGCGAGACGACGAATCCGAGCTCGCTGGCGGGACGCAAGTTCCTCGAGCTGGCCTTCCCCAACCACCCCTATGGCCGTCCAGCCAACGGCACGTTGGAGACCGTGCCGACCATCACCGTCGACGACCTCAAATCCTATGTCGGCCGCGTGCTCGCCAAGGACACGCTGAAGGTCGCCGTCGTCGGTGACGTCGATCCGGCCACGCTCGGCAAGCTCCTGGACCAGACCTTCGGCGCGCTGCCGGCCAAGGCCCAGCTGACGCCGGTTCCCGACATCGTCGCCACCAAGCCGCCGCAGCGCGTGCTCGTGCCGCTCGACGTGCCGCAGACCGTGATCACCTTCGGCGGCCCCGGCATCCGCCGTCACGACCCCAACTTCATGGCCGCCTACGTCGTCAACCACATCCTTGGCGGCGGCGGCCTGTCGTCACGGCTGTACAAGGAGGTCCGCGAGAAGCGCGGCCTCGCCTACTCCGTCTATGACGCGCTGCTGTGGATGGACCATTCGGCGCTGTTCATCGGCAACACCGCGACCCGCTTCGACCGCGCCGGCGAGACCATCGCCGCCGTCGAGCAGGAGATCCGCCGCATCGCCGAGGAAGGCCCGACCCAGCAGGAGCTCGACGAAGCCAAATCCTACATCAACGGCTCGCAGATGCTGGCGCTCGACACCTCCTCCAAGCTGGCGCAGGCGATGCTGCAATACCAGCTCGACAAGATGCCGATCGACTACATCGAGAAGCGCAGCGAGATCGTCAACGCCGTGACGCTGGACGACGCGAAGAAGGCGGCCAAGCAGCTCTGGAGCCAGGGCCTGCTGACGGCCGTCGTCGGCCGCACCCCGCAGGCCGCGGCGGAGCCGGGGCAGGCACCGGCCACGGCACCGACGACGAAGACGAACTGA